One window from the genome of Armatimonadota bacterium encodes:
- a CDS encoding cyclase family protein, with amino-acid sequence MSDIDLSKYRIVDLSFEVRPEAPEPDRPFEIARGLLHDRTFKYDILRTHTHVGTHVEAPAHFYDGGKSITDLPLETYMGPAVLAAVDLPRATAITEEYLEQVIGDIMAPGRIVVTRDDRAARENGRTPHLTAAAAEWLVARGMKMLVLDTEMGADIEEGRALHDIIMSRDVPIVERLANLGELRRREFYFMALPIKVRGLDSGWTRAIAIEER; translated from the coding sequence ATGTCCGACATTGATCTGAGCAAGTACCGCATAGTTGACCTCTCCTTCGAGGTGCGCCCGGAGGCGCCGGAGCCGGACCGGCCCTTCGAGATCGCGCGAGGGCTGCTGCACGACCGCACCTTCAAGTACGACATCCTGCGCACCCACACCCACGTCGGCACCCACGTCGAGGCGCCCGCGCATTTCTACGACGGGGGCAAGTCCATCACCGACCTGCCGCTCGAGACCTACATGGGGCCGGCGGTGCTGGCGGCGGTGGACCTGCCGCGCGCGACCGCCATTACCGAGGAATACCTGGAGCAGGTGATCGGCGACATCATGGCGCCGGGGCGAATTGTCGTCACCCGCGACGACCGCGCCGCACGCGAGAACGGTCGCACGCCGCACCTGACGGCGGCGGCGGCAGAGTGGCTGGTGGCGCGGGGGATGAAGATGCTCGTGCTCGACACCGAGATGGGCGCCGACATCGAGGAAGGGCGTGCCCTGCACGACATCATCATGAGCCGCGACGTCCCCATCGTCGAGCGCCTGGCCAACCTGGGGGAGCTGCGGCGCCGCGAGTTCTACTTCATGGCGCTGCCCATCAAGGTGCGGGGGCTGGACAGCGGCTGGACGCGCGCCATCGCCATCGAGGAGCGCTGA
- a CDS encoding alpha/beta hydrolase family protein, which yields MTDRSFDSLAYSLARYDAMTPRLRFNAQTPAGARSWQRRLRRRLVALLGGFPARKCDLAPRVLERREMDGYTREQITFCSRPGLQVIAYLLLPDGLRAPGPAMICVPGHGRGVDDIVGIDDDGNQRAEWGGYQNDFALQAVAHGFAALAVEQLGFGRRRDRKARDAGAGNSSCQPAAGAALLLGETMIGWRVYDVMRALDYLLMRPEVDGSRVGCVGISGGGTTTLCAAAADPRIALAFVSGYFNTYRDSILSLPHCMDNYIPGILRWAEMADVAGVIAPRPFFAESGTKDTIFPVAATRRAFERLREIYRVFGVEHRLGLHVFRGEHQFNGRRGWAFARKHLGLG from the coding sequence ATGACCGACCGCAGTTTCGATTCGCTCGCATATTCCCTCGCCCGCTACGACGCCATGACGCCGCGCCTGCGCTTCAACGCGCAGACGCCGGCCGGCGCTCGCTCCTGGCAGCGCAGGCTGCGCCGGCGACTGGTCGCACTTCTGGGCGGCTTCCCGGCGCGGAAATGCGACCTCGCGCCGCGGGTGCTGGAGCGCCGCGAAATGGACGGCTACACGCGCGAGCAGATCACCTTCTGCAGCCGCCCCGGCCTGCAGGTGATCGCCTACCTCCTGCTTCCCGACGGCTTGCGGGCGCCGGGGCCCGCCATGATCTGCGTGCCCGGCCACGGGCGCGGGGTGGACGACATCGTCGGCATTGACGACGACGGCAACCAGCGCGCCGAATGGGGCGGCTACCAGAACGACTTCGCCCTGCAGGCGGTGGCCCACGGCTTTGCCGCGCTGGCGGTGGAGCAACTGGGCTTCGGCCGCCGCCGCGACCGCAAGGCGCGCGACGCGGGCGCCGGAAACTCTTCCTGCCAGCCGGCGGCGGGCGCGGCGCTGCTGCTGGGCGAGACCATGATCGGCTGGCGGGTGTACGATGTCATGCGCGCGCTGGACTACCTGCTGATGCGGCCCGAGGTGGACGGCTCGCGCGTGGGGTGTGTGGGCATCTCCGGCGGCGGCACCACCACCCTCTGCGCCGCGGCCGCGGACCCCCGCATCGCCCTTGCCTTCGTCAGCGGGTACTTCAACACCTACCGCGACAGCATTCTGTCACTGCCGCACTGCATGGACAACTACATCCCGGGCATCCTGCGCTGGGCCGAGATGGCCGACGTCGCCGGCGTCATCGCCCCCCGCCCCTTTTTCGCCGAGTCCGGCACCAAGGATACCATCTTCCCCGTCGCCGCGACGCGGCGCGCCTTCGAGCGCCTGCGCGAGATCTACCGCGTCTTCGGAGTTGAACACCGTCTGGGCCTGCACGTCTTCCGCGGCGAGCATCAGTTCAACGGCAGGCGCGGCTGGGCGTTCGCACGCAAACATCTCGGGTTGGGATGA
- a CDS encoding AAA family ATPase — translation MIDSVASQIDVLIRARYPILYVISWEEGRVTAALRELVARQNKRFWVWSETMGLQSGSLEVAPIAPDDGTRDPLRALEVIRTTTEPSVFLLRDFHPFFSPNICQHSSAVIRKLRDLTERLRTSYVTVILLSPVLRLPDELEKDVTVIDYDLPGPQELGGLLDTALESLSRAGEDLSLTSAEHEQVLKATAGMTLAEAENVFAKCIVERRRFDVDLIIAEKEQLIRKSGLLEYFHTAASLRDVGGLDLLKAWLTARGKAFSERARQFGLPEPRGLLLLGVQGCGKSLTAKAVASLWQLPLLRLDVGRIFSGYIGSSEENIRKAIKIAEAVSPTVLWLDEIEKGLAGTQSSSASDAGTTSRVFGTIVTWMQEKTAPVFVVATANDITQLPPELLRKGRFDEIFFVDLPVVAERREIFAIHLRRRGRDPAGYDLEQLAQAADGFSGAEVEQAVVAALYRAFDRGAEVTTDDVICSLRETVPLSVTMSEDIDYLREWAHLRTRPASSAQREHQESD, via the coding sequence ATGATTGATTCCGTCGCCAGCCAGATAGATGTCTTGATTCGCGCCCGCTACCCGATCCTCTACGTTATCTCGTGGGAGGAGGGGCGGGTGACGGCGGCGCTGCGCGAGCTGGTGGCGCGGCAAAACAAGCGCTTCTGGGTGTGGAGCGAGACCATGGGGCTGCAGTCGGGCTCGCTGGAGGTCGCGCCGATCGCGCCCGACGACGGCACTCGCGACCCTCTGCGCGCGCTCGAGGTCATCCGCACTACCACCGAGCCGTCGGTGTTCCTGCTGCGCGACTTTCACCCGTTCTTTAGCCCCAACATTTGCCAGCACTCCTCCGCCGTCATCCGCAAGCTGCGCGACCTCACCGAGCGCCTGCGCACCAGCTACGTCACCGTCATCCTGCTGTCGCCGGTGCTGCGCTTGCCCGACGAGTTGGAGAAGGACGTCACCGTCATTGACTACGACCTGCCGGGACCGCAGGAGCTCGGCGGCCTGCTCGACACCGCGCTGGAGAGCCTCAGCCGCGCCGGCGAGGATCTGTCACTGACCTCGGCCGAGCACGAACAGGTGCTCAAGGCGACCGCGGGCATGACCCTGGCGGAAGCGGAAAACGTTTTCGCCAAGTGCATCGTCGAGCGCCGCCGCTTCGACGTGGACCTCATCATCGCCGAGAAGGAGCAGCTCATCCGCAAGTCGGGGCTGCTGGAGTACTTCCACACCGCCGCCAGCCTGCGCGACGTGGGCGGCCTCGACCTGCTCAAGGCGTGGCTGACCGCGCGCGGCAAGGCCTTCAGCGAGCGCGCCCGTCAGTTCGGTTTGCCCGAGCCGCGGGGGCTGCTGCTGCTGGGGGTGCAGGGGTGCGGCAAGTCGCTGACCGCCAAGGCGGTGGCCTCGCTGTGGCAACTGCCGCTGCTGCGCCTGGACGTGGGGCGCATCTTCTCCGGCTACATCGGTTCCTCGGAGGAGAACATCCGCAAGGCGATCAAGATCGCGGAGGCGGTCAGCCCCACCGTCCTGTGGCTGGACGAGATCGAAAAGGGCCTCGCCGGCACCCAGAGCTCGAGCGCCTCCGACGCCGGCACCACCTCGCGCGTGTTCGGCACCATCGTCACCTGGATGCAGGAGAAAACCGCCCCCGTGTTCGTGGTCGCCACCGCCAACGACATCACCCAGCTCCCCCCCGAGCTGCTGCGCAAGGGGCGCTTCGATGAAATCTTCTTCGTGGACCTGCCGGTGGTCGCGGAGCGGCGCGAGATCTTTGCCATCCACCTGCGCCGCCGGGGGCGCGATCCGGCGGGGTACGACCTGGAGCAGCTCGCGCAGGCCGCCGACGGCTTCAGCGGCGCCGAGGTCGAGCAGGCGGTGGTCGCCGCCCTCTACCGCGCTTTCGACCGCGGCGCCGAGGTCACGACCGACGACGTCATCTGCAGCCTGCGCGAGACGGTGCCGCTGTCGGTCACCATGAGCGAGGACATTGACTACCTGCGCGAGTGGGCGCACCTGCGCACGCGCCCGGCGTCGAGCGCGCAGCGCGAGCATCAGGAGTCTGACTAG
- a CDS encoding NHL repeat-containing protein has protein sequence MTRDRFDYLELDGRPRRHVAAVRPVATTPRRPAELRLRVEEFFGSFGREPGELNCPGGVAVDHLGALYIADAYNHRVQRLAREGELFVLGRYGAGRGRFISPQAIAVDRTLAMYVAEQGTHRVQKFDAAGALLLSLGRRGKAPGQFDSPTGIALDKFHNFYVADTANSRIQSFTAEGIYRFSLGASHIGAVQLRKPQGVAVDDAGCIYIADTLNHRVLKLDSSGRQMLALGSPGSGPNQMLEPRDLAVDRDGRMWVAELGNNRVQVFDEGGASLATFRGDDAGVGRLAAPSGIAVSNGAVYVADTLHHRVLKIVYS, from the coding sequence ATGACGCGGGACCGTTTCGACTATCTCGAGCTCGACGGGCGGCCGCGGCGCCACGTGGCGGCGGTGCGGCCGGTGGCGACGACGCCCCGGCGCCCGGCGGAGCTGAGGCTGCGGGTGGAGGAGTTCTTCGGCAGCTTCGGCCGCGAGCCGGGGGAGCTCAACTGCCCGGGCGGGGTGGCGGTGGATCATCTGGGCGCGCTCTACATCGCCGACGCCTACAACCACCGCGTGCAGCGGCTGGCCCGCGAGGGCGAGCTGTTCGTGCTCGGCCGCTACGGCGCGGGGCGCGGGCGCTTCATCAGCCCCCAGGCGATCGCGGTGGATCGCACGCTGGCGATGTACGTCGCCGAGCAGGGAACGCACCGGGTGCAGAAATTCGACGCCGCGGGCGCGCTCCTGTTGTCGCTCGGTCGCCGGGGAAAAGCGCCCGGGCAGTTCGATTCGCCGACCGGCATCGCGCTCGACAAGTTCCACAATTTCTATGTCGCCGACACCGCCAACAGCCGCATCCAGTCCTTCACCGCGGAGGGCATCTACCGCTTCTCGCTCGGCGCGTCGCACATCGGCGCGGTGCAGCTGCGCAAGCCCCAGGGGGTGGCGGTGGACGACGCCGGCTGCATCTACATCGCCGACACGCTCAACCATCGCGTGCTCAAGCTCGATTCCTCGGGCCGGCAGATGCTGGCTCTCGGCTCCCCGGGCTCGGGGCCCAACCAGATGCTGGAGCCCCGCGATCTGGCGGTTGACCGCGACGGTCGCATGTGGGTGGCGGAGCTCGGCAACAACCGCGTCCAGGTCTTCGACGAGGGCGGCGCCTCCCTGGCCACCTTCCGCGGCGACGACGCCGGCGTCGGCCGGCTTGCCGCTCCCTCCGGCATCGCCGTCAGCAACGGCGCGGTCTACGTCGCCGATACCCTGCACCACCGGGTGCTCAAGATCGTGTATTCCTGA
- a CDS encoding DUF366 family protein — protein sequence MVLTHFAEEEIAYTGAELRSGWLRATFGLKGDAIAAFVGPCDVAPEHMVDLEDLAAGAAIRSRRMLHFIAEHAGADLERAVLRQRLLVIIAAECLQARIAGAAAGGLAFPAEGGWATGDLQRRGDDLFWQGRKLSVSIATTSPASGLIHLGLNVIAAGAPVPAAALCELGAEPRALAQAVIAAYATELAAVAAAQRKVRPVE from the coding sequence ATGGTGCTTACCCATTTCGCTGAGGAAGAGATCGCCTACACCGGCGCCGAGCTGCGCAGCGGGTGGCTGCGCGCGACCTTCGGCCTCAAGGGCGACGCCATCGCGGCGTTCGTCGGGCCCTGCGATGTCGCGCCCGAGCACATGGTGGACTTGGAGGACCTCGCCGCCGGCGCCGCCATCCGCAGCCGGCGCATGCTGCATTTCATCGCCGAGCACGCTGGCGCCGACCTCGAGCGCGCCGTGCTGCGCCAGCGGCTGCTGGTGATCATTGCTGCGGAGTGTCTGCAGGCGCGGATTGCAGGGGCGGCCGCGGGCGGCCTCGCATTCCCAGCCGAGGGCGGCTGGGCCACAGGCGACCTCCAGCGGCGCGGCGATGATCTGTTCTGGCAGGGGCGCAAGCTCTCGGTCTCGATCGCCACCACCTCCCCGGCGTCGGGGTTGATCCACCTGGGGCTGAATGTGATCGCCGCGGGCGCGCCGGTGCCCGCGGCCGCGCTGTGCGAGCTGGGGGCGGAGCCGCGCGCGCTGGCGCAGGCGGTGATAGCGGCGTACGCGACGGAGCTGGCAGCGGTAGCGGCGGCGCAGCGGAAAGTGCGCCCGGTGGAATGA
- a CDS encoding biotin transporter BioY has protein sequence MRPELTGTKARTQDDARHRARQAARGLLISSAGAALTALGARVTIPWWPVPATLQVFFVLLCGAALGRRWGAAAQAQYVLAGTLGLPVFAAGSGGPGALMGPTGGYLVGFVVAAYLTGWLSEVRGRRGAPSYAAALAGAAMIWLCGWAWLALWAAAKGEATPLRAAFAWGVMPFIALDALKAAAAAAIARPLSRTLNPRGG, from the coding sequence TTGAGACCCGAACTCACAGGCACGAAAGCTCGCACGCAGGACGACGCTCGTCACCGGGCGCGGCAGGCGGCACGCGGCCTGCTCATCAGCTCCGCGGGCGCGGCGCTGACCGCGCTGGGGGCGCGGGTGACGATTCCGTGGTGGCCGGTGCCGGCGACGCTGCAGGTTTTCTTCGTGCTGCTGTGCGGCGCGGCGCTGGGGCGCCGCTGGGGGGCGGCCGCCCAGGCGCAGTACGTCCTGGCAGGGACGCTGGGGCTGCCGGTGTTTGCCGCCGGCAGCGGCGGCCCGGGGGCGCTGATGGGGCCGACCGGGGGCTACCTGGTGGGCTTCGTGGTCGCCGCGTACCTGACGGGATGGCTGAGCGAGGTCCGGGGGCGACGCGGCGCGCCCAGCTACGCGGCGGCGCTGGCGGGCGCGGCGATGATCTGGTTGTGCGGCTGGGCATGGCTGGCGTTATGGGCGGCGGCGAAGGGAGAGGCGACTCCGCTGCGGGCGGCGTTCGCCTGGGGAGTGATGCCGTTCATCGCGCTCGACGCGCTCAAGGCCGCGGCGGCGGCAGCGATCGCGCGGCCGTTGTCGAGAACCCTGAACCCACGAGGAGGATGA
- the lpdA gene encoding dihydrolipoyl dehydrogenase, translated as MGDALKVDVAFLGSGVAGYTGAIRARQRGASAAVIERDVFLGGTCLNRGCIPAKALIHCAEVAQHARRAGDFGINLGAVEVDWARVVRHVTATVTRLRKGVEYLLQHNGVAVVRGRAHLADRRTVEVEGADGRRVVQAQKVIICTGSAPAVIPLPGADQHAITSDDLWTLPQPPARLAVIGGGFIGCESAYALAGLGSQVTILEMTDRILPEAEPELAAELARACKRMGIRIHAPARVTAIAARNGAKVVSYDAGDGEAEVEVDLVLLAVGRRSVLEGSGAQEIGVKVERGRLVVNERMETGIEGVYAAGDVIGPPLLAHAGIAEARVAVTNALGGEEKMDYRALPFCVYTSPEIASVGITEAQARARGLEARGGTFPVRALGKAIAMGDKDGFIKVVVAGDRLVGAHIVGPSATELIAEAAAAIWANTPIEHFAAGIRAHPTIAEGIAEAVEDALGHPLHK; from the coding sequence ATGGGTGATGCGCTGAAGGTGGACGTCGCGTTTCTCGGTTCCGGGGTCGCCGGCTACACCGGCGCCATCCGCGCCCGCCAGCGCGGCGCGAGCGCGGCCGTGATCGAGCGCGATGTGTTCCTCGGCGGCACCTGCCTCAATCGCGGCTGCATCCCCGCCAAGGCGCTGATCCACTGCGCCGAGGTCGCCCAGCACGCGCGCCGCGCCGGCGATTTCGGCATCAACCTGGGCGCGGTGGAGGTGGACTGGGCGCGGGTGGTGCGCCACGTCACCGCCACCGTGACGCGGCTGCGCAAGGGCGTCGAGTACCTGCTGCAGCACAACGGCGTCGCGGTCGTGCGCGGCCGCGCGCACCTGGCGGACCGGCGCACCGTCGAGGTCGAGGGCGCGGACGGGCGCCGGGTGGTGCAGGCGCAGAAGGTGATCATTTGCACCGGCTCCGCCCCCGCGGTCATTCCCCTCCCCGGCGCCGACCAGCACGCCATCACCAGCGATGACCTGTGGACGCTCCCGCAGCCGCCCGCGCGCCTGGCGGTCATCGGCGGAGGGTTCATCGGCTGCGAGTCGGCTTACGCGTTGGCGGGCCTGGGCTCCCAGGTCACGATCCTGGAGATGACGGACCGCATCCTGCCGGAGGCGGAGCCCGAGCTGGCGGCCGAGCTCGCGCGCGCCTGCAAGCGCATGGGCATCCGGATCCACGCCCCGGCCCGGGTCACCGCCATCGCGGCGCGCAACGGGGCCAAGGTCGTCAGCTACGACGCGGGCGACGGCGAGGCCGAAGTCGAGGTGGACCTGGTGCTGCTGGCGGTGGGGCGGCGCTCGGTGCTTGAGGGCAGCGGCGCGCAGGAGATCGGGGTTAAAGTCGAGCGCGGCCGCCTGGTGGTCAACGAGCGCATGGAGACGGGAATCGAGGGCGTCTATGCCGCGGGAGATGTCATCGGCCCGCCGCTGCTGGCGCACGCGGGGATCGCGGAGGCCCGAGTCGCGGTGACCAATGCCCTGGGCGGCGAGGAGAAGATGGATTACCGGGCGCTGCCGTTCTGCGTTTACACATCGCCCGAGATCGCCTCGGTCGGTATCACCGAGGCGCAAGCGCGCGCGCGCGGGTTGGAGGCGCGCGGCGGCACCTTCCCCGTCCGCGCCCTGGGCAAGGCGATCGCGATGGGCGACAAGGACGGCTTCATCAAGGTCGTGGTCGCCGGCGACCGCCTGGTGGGGGCGCACATCGTCGGTCCCTCCGCCACCGAGCTGATCGCGGAAGCGGCGGCCGCCATCTGGGCCAATACCCCGATCGAGCATTTCGCCGCCGGGATTCGCGCCCATCCGACCATAGCCGAGGGGATCGCGGAGGCGGTCGAGGACGCCCTCGGGCATCCGCTGCACAAGTAG
- a CDS encoding Lrp/AsnC family transcriptional regulator, with the protein MADITRVMKQPGVRDLLQILEQDAHTTPDQMAERTGLPKRRVTRLVRELEAAGVIRKYKAVVAWERTGAERVYAFIEVRVTPERGRGFDAVAERILRFPEVHSLYLMSGAYDLHVVAEGGTMREVALFVAEKLATIEGVQSTATHFVLRRYKVDGDILEQPEQAERLPISM; encoded by the coding sequence ATGGCTGACATCACTCGCGTCATGAAGCAGCCCGGCGTGCGGGACCTCTTGCAGATCCTGGAGCAGGACGCGCACACCACTCCCGACCAGATGGCGGAGCGCACCGGCTTGCCCAAGCGCCGCGTCACCCGCCTCGTCCGCGAGTTGGAGGCGGCGGGCGTCATCCGCAAGTACAAAGCGGTGGTCGCCTGGGAGCGCACGGGGGCGGAGCGCGTCTATGCCTTCATCGAGGTGCGGGTGACGCCCGAGCGCGGGCGCGGGTTCGACGCGGTGGCGGAGCGCATCCTGCGCTTCCCCGAGGTGCACTCGCTGTACCTGATGTCGGGGGCGTATGACCTGCACGTGGTGGCGGAGGGGGGCACCATGCGCGAGGTCGCGCTCTTCGTCGCCGAGAAGCTCGCCACCATCGAGGGCGTGCAGAGCACCGCCACCCATTTCGTCCTGCGTCGCTACAAGGTGGACGGCGACATCCTCGAGCAGCCGGAGCAGGCCGAGCGGCTGCCCATCAGCATGTGA
- a CDS encoding aminotransferase class I/II-fold pyridoxal phosphate-dependent enzyme, with product MTDPGSIISQRVRALQPSPIRRFFDLVEAMPDAISLSVGEPDFITPWHIREAAIYSLERGQTHYTPNRGTWELRLEIARYLRRRFGLDYDPATEILVTLGVSEGLDLACRALLDPGDAVVFPEPCYVAYGPCVALAAGTPVGVATTMEQGFKVTPRQVREAAANAKALLLGYPSNPTGVALDAEEMAALAEVVRELGLVVIADELYAELRYDGEPVSFVAAPGMRERTVLLSGFSKAFAMTGWRLGYACGPAELIDAMTRIHAYTALCASVTAQRAAAEAMRRAEREVVEMRDEYNRRRRVVLSRLAKMGLPCFEPQGAFYAFPSIAPTGLSSPEFAEQLLMQHKVAVVPGDAFGPCGAGHIRLCYATSMALLEEALERMARFVAAAAP from the coding sequence GTGACTGATCCCGGGAGCATCATCTCGCAGCGCGTGCGCGCGCTTCAGCCCTCGCCCATTCGGCGCTTCTTCGATCTCGTCGAGGCGATGCCCGACGCCATCTCGCTCAGCGTCGGCGAACCGGATTTCATCACCCCCTGGCATATCCGCGAGGCCGCCATCTACTCCCTGGAGCGCGGGCAGACCCACTACACCCCCAATCGCGGCACCTGGGAGCTGCGCCTCGAGATCGCGCGCTATCTGCGGCGGCGCTTCGGGCTGGACTACGACCCCGCCACCGAGATCCTCGTCACCCTGGGAGTGAGCGAGGGCCTCGACCTCGCCTGCCGCGCCCTGCTCGACCCCGGCGACGCGGTCGTCTTCCCCGAGCCGTGCTACGTGGCGTACGGGCCCTGCGTCGCCCTCGCCGCGGGGACGCCGGTTGGCGTCGCCACCACCATGGAGCAGGGCTTCAAGGTCACGCCGCGGCAGGTGCGGGAGGCGGCGGCGAACGCGAAGGCGCTGTTGCTGGGCTACCCCAGCAACCCCACCGGGGTGGCGCTGGACGCCGAGGAGATGGCGGCGCTGGCGGAGGTGGTGCGGGAGCTGGGGCTGGTGGTGATCGCGGACGAGCTCTACGCCGAGCTGCGCTACGACGGGGAGCCGGTGAGCTTCGTCGCGGCGCCGGGGATGCGCGAGCGCACGGTGCTGCTGAGCGGGTTTTCCAAGGCCTTCGCCATGACCGGGTGGCGGCTGGGGTACGCCTGCGGCCCGGCGGAGCTGATTGACGCAATGACCCGCATCCATGCCTACACCGCGCTGTGCGCGTCGGTCACCGCGCAGCGCGCGGCCGCCGAGGCGATGCGCCGGGCCGAGCGCGAAGTGGTGGAGATGCGGGACGAGTACAACCGCCGCCGTCGGGTGGTGCTGTCGCGGCTGGCGAAAATGGGCTTGCCCTGCTTCGAGCCCCAGGGGGCGTTCTACGCCTTCCCCTCGATCGCGCCGACGGGCTTGAGTTCACCGGAGTTCGCGGAGCAACTGCTGATGCAGCATAAGGTGGCGGTGGTGCCGGGGGACGCCTTCGGGCCATGCGGGGCCGGGCACATCCGCCTGTGCTATGCCACCAGCATGGCGCTGCTGGAGGAGGCGCTGGAGCGCATGGCGCGGTTCGTGGCGGCGGCCGCTCCATGA
- a CDS encoding DNA methyltransferase, which produces MRSDMLKPDQPRANRLDGKAWTRNSISVWSDLRKTPEEARLKHPALFPAALASRLIACFAAPGDEVVLDPFAGLGSTLMAAAQAGMQGVGIELSAEFAAIARRRLASIQPPFARDGNSATSGEVAPDNPSPCQGEDQGEGGRSRQSPSPVPMGIGRTSPCEGEEFEKMAATIHVADARELLRFVAPESVDLVITSPPYWDILTRRRSADGKAVRNYGDDGADLGRIAGYDDFLAALAEVFAQVHTALRPGKYCIAVVMDLRKHGRFYPFHADLARRLEDLGFIYDDLLIWDRRQEYNRLRPLGYPAVFRINKVHEFALIFRKPTV; this is translated from the coding sequence ATGAGAAGTGACATGCTCAAGCCGGACCAGCCCCGCGCCAACCGCCTTGACGGCAAGGCGTGGACGCGCAATTCGATCAGCGTGTGGAGCGACCTCCGCAAGACACCCGAGGAAGCGCGGCTGAAGCATCCGGCGCTGTTCCCGGCGGCGCTGGCGAGCCGCCTCATCGCGTGCTTCGCCGCGCCGGGGGATGAGGTGGTGCTCGATCCCTTCGCCGGCCTCGGCTCGACCCTGATGGCCGCGGCGCAGGCGGGGATGCAGGGTGTCGGCATCGAGCTGTCGGCGGAGTTCGCGGCCATCGCTAGGCGACGGCTGGCATCAATCCAACCGCCCTTTGCGCGCGACGGAAACTCCGCGACCTCGGGAGAGGTCGCGCCCGACAACCCCTCTCCCTGTCAGGGAGAGGATCAAGGAGAGGGTGGCAGGAGTCGCCAATCACCCTCACCCGTCCCGATGGGAATCGGGAGGACCTCTCCCTGCGAGGGAGAGGAGTTCGAGAAGATGGCCGCCACGATTCATGTGGCCGACGCAAGAGAGCTGCTGCGCTTCGTCGCGCCGGAATCCGTTGACCTGGTGATCACCTCCCCGCCGTACTGGGACATCCTGACCCGGCGGCGCAGCGCCGATGGCAAGGCGGTGCGCAACTACGGCGACGACGGCGCCGACCTCGGGCGCATCGCCGGTTATGACGATTTCCTGGCGGCGCTGGCGGAGGTCTTCGCGCAGGTCCATACGGCGCTGCGGCCGGGCAAGTACTGCATCGCGGTAGTGATGGACCTGCGCAAGCACGGGCGCTTCTATCCGTTTCACGCGGACCTCGCGCGGCGGCTGGAGGACCTCGGCTTCATCTACGACGACCTGCTCATCTGGGATCGCCGCCAGGAATACAACCGCCTGCGCCCGCTGGGGTATCCGGCGGTATTTCGCATCAACAAGGTGCACGAGTTCGCGCTGATCTTCCGCAAGCCAACCGTCTAA
- a CDS encoding isocitrate/isopropylmalate dehydrogenase family protein, giving the protein MSHRVTLIPGDGTGPELIAQACRAIEATGVAIEWETVEAGADVMEKYGTPLPDAVLESIGRTGVALKGPITTPIGAGFRSVNVALRQRLDLYACLRPCKYYPGIRSHYDNVDLVIVRENTEDLYAGVEYDLGSPEAQQIIEMSGGKIAPDSAISIKPISETASRRIVRFAFDYALANGRRKVTAVTKANIMKFTDGLFLRAAREVAVGYAGRVEYEERLIDNMCMQLVQKPELYDVLVLPNLYGDIVSDLAAGLVGGLGVAPGANVGDQAVVFEAIHGSAPKYKGMNKVNPTALILCGVLLLRHLGEQAAGDRLEAATAAVIAEGQDVTYDLKPTRDDPSAVGTREMTDAIIARL; this is encoded by the coding sequence TTGTCCCATCGCGTCACCCTCATCCCCGGCGACGGCACCGGGCCGGAGCTGATCGCCCAGGCCTGCCGCGCTATCGAGGCCACCGGCGTCGCCATCGAATGGGAGACCGTCGAAGCCGGCGCCGATGTAATGGAGAAGTACGGCACCCCGCTGCCGGATGCCGTGCTCGAATCCATTGGCCGCACCGGCGTCGCCCTCAAGGGCCCCATCACCACCCCCATCGGCGCCGGTTTTCGCTCGGTCAACGTGGCGCTGCGCCAGCGCCTGGACCTCTACGCCTGCCTGCGCCCGTGCAAGTATTACCCCGGCATTCGCTCGCACTACGACAACGTGGATCTCGTCATCGTGCGCGAGAACACCGAGGACCTCTACGCCGGGGTGGAGTATGATCTCGGATCGCCCGAGGCGCAGCAGATCATCGAGATGAGCGGGGGGAAGATCGCCCCCGACTCCGCGATCTCGATCAAGCCCATCTCGGAGACCGCCAGCCGGCGCATCGTCCGGTTCGCGTTCGACTACGCCCTCGCTAACGGGCGGCGCAAAGTGACGGCGGTGACCAAGGCCAATATCATGAAGTTCACCGACGGGCTGTTCCTGCGGGCGGCGAGGGAGGTGGCGGTGGGCTATGCGGGGCGGGTCGAATACGAGGAGCGGCTGATAGACAACATGTGCATGCAGTTGGTGCAGAAGCCGGAGCTCTACGACGTGCTGGTGCTGCCCAACCTCTACGGCGACATCGTGTCGGACCTGGCGGCGGGCCTGGTGGGGGGCCTGGGGGTGGCGCCAGGGGCCAATGTCGGCGACCAGGCGGTCGTGTTCGAAGCCATCCACGGCTCGGCGCCCAAGTACAAGGGCATGAACAAGGTCAACCCGACGGCGCTGATCCTGTGCGGGGTGCTGCTGCTGCGCCACCTGGGGGAGCAGGCGGCCGGCGACCGCCTGGAGGCGGCGACGGCGGCGGTGATCGCGGAGGGTCAGGACGTGACCTACGACCTGAAGCCGACCCGCGACGACCCCAGCGCGGTGGGCACGCGCGAGATGACGGACGCCATCATCGCGCGGTTGTGA